The following nucleotide sequence is from Oleomonas cavernae.
GCCAATTCGAGCAGGGCAACTCGAATCTGATCCAGCTGTTCTTGCGAAATGAGTCTACGATCGGCCATCAACGTCTCTCCTTTCAGCCCGCGTTGGGCTGTAAGAGCCAGATGGAGGCAGAATTATGCGCCGCCACTCGAAGACCGATCGATCGTCGCTGAATCACAGTTTTATATTTTTGCACGCCCAGCCAGGCCCGCCCTTGCGGCGACACGTTCCGCCCTCATACAGCAGCGCCGATCTCCGCCCCAGCCACGGAAACACCGTTTGGCCTAGCTTGTCACGGCGGGGCAAATTGAGGCCTCGCCGTGTTACAAGTTTTCCTTTACGCAATATGGAGAAACGGGCTGATGGTCGGCTGATAGGCGGGCTCCAGGCGGAGTTGGCAGTAAGTTTTGTGAATCAGGTCGCCGCTGATCTTCTCCTGTTTTCCGGTATCGATGAGCCGATCGATGGCGTCGGCGTAGATTCCGATATGCGGACAATGGTGAATGAGCTTCCTGAAGCGGTCCCTGACGGCACCGTTGGAAATGGCAGCCTCATGGCCGATGACGCATCCGACCTCATGCAGCAATTGGAACCGGTCGGCGGGGATCACCTCGCTGCCGCGGGGATGCCAGCGGAGTGCTTGGACCGTATAATCCTCTCGGCCCAGCCTTATCGGTGGGCCGTTGAAGGGTAGCAGGGCTTCGATGTAACCCTTTAAAGTTATGATAAACTCCGGGTCGTTGTAGAGGCTGGTGGGGAACAGGTTCTTCGACATGCTATAAGCCTTTCGGGCAAGCGAAAGCGCGCGCCGGCAGCGCCCTCGCTGTGTGTTGAGAAAAAATGTGGAATGGTGACAGTGAATCAGCCGGCGCGAGCGGCGCTGCGCCAGCGTGCCGGCTGGTCGCTGTCGTGAATCACCGTCAGCCGCACGCGGTCGCCGTCGATCTCGGCCAGGCCAATTCGACCGGTAAAGGCCGAGCCCAAGTCAAGGCCGAGGCGATGGGGCGTCAGCGCCGGCGCGTCGTCCCATTCCGGCGTATGTCCGTGAATCACGAACAGCCGTCCGGGTTGGCCTCGGCGAAGAGAAACGGGTCACGCACCAAAATGGCGAGTTACGTTCGTCATGGTGATTGCGCGGAATCTGGCGCCAGGGCCAGGCCAGCGATTGGGTGAGCGGGACAAAGGGATTGAGCCCGGCGTGAATGAAAAGCAGGCCGTCTTCCAGGTGGTGATGCCCGAGGGTATCGATGAAACGCCGCTCCGGCTCGCTGAACGCGGCCAGGCTTCCCGGGCGGTGGCCGTCAGCGGCAGGCCGAGCTCATTCATGACCGAGCTGCCGCCGTTGGCGAGCCAGAGGTGCATATCGCGTGGATCGCCGCTGTCGCAGGCGGCGGCCATCACGCCTTCGTGATTGCCCGCGAGCGCCGTGATCTTCACCCCGGCTATCCCAGCGATGACCTGGGCCATGACGCCACGGCTGTGAGGCCCGCGGTCGATATAGTCGCCCAGCATGACCAGGTGATCGGGACCGCCGTCCGCCGCGCGACGCGCGACTTCGAGGAAGGCGCTGCGCAGGGCGCGCGAGAGGCCATGGACATCGCCGATGGCGAAGGCGCGGACCGTGCTTGGGACCGGCATGGGCTGCCAGTCATTACGCATTATGCTGATGGACATCGCTGCTCCGTGATTCAGGTCTGGAATCGCGGACGCCGACAGGTCGGTGAATCACTATTGATCCTTGGTCCCTGAGCCGGGCGCCGCGTTCAGCGTTGGCGCCCGGCTCAGGGACCGTGGACTTTCAGGATGGGTATGTCAGAGCAAATCAGCGCTCATAGTCATCGCGCGCTCTGGGTTTCGGCACGCGGACGATCTCAGGGGGACTTGCCTTGGCAGCGCGGATCCGCGCCATCACAACGGAATGCACATGATCGGTCAAAAATTGAACGCGGTCGATCAGCAAAAGCAGGGCGCTCGCAATCTGCATCCTGAGTTTCCTCTCGCGAGATTCTTGCACCACAGGAAGCATGGCCATGGCGGCTGCCGCTGGCGCGCTTGCCTCCGCTCCGCGACGCTCTGCAGGCGGTCCCATGCGATGAGCGCACTTGCCTTGTGGTCAGGTCGGACAAGCAGTGGACGAATCTTGCCTGACAGTGACGTCATTGAGCGCATGGCCATTGACTTGAGCCGACCTGACCACAAGGCAAGTGCGCTCATCGCATGGGACCGCCTGCAGAGGCGTCGCGGAGCGGAGGCAAGCGCGCCAGCGGCAGCCGCCATGGCCATGCTTCCTGTGGTGCAAGAATCTCGCGAGAGGAAACTCAGGATGCAGATTGCGAGCGCCCTGCTTTTGCTGATCGACCGCGTTCAATTTTTGACCGATCATGTGCATTCCGTTGTGATGGCGCGGATCCGCGCTGCCAAGGCAAGTCCCCCTGAGATCGTCCGCGTGCCGAAACCCAGAGCGCGCGATGACTATGAGCGCTGATTTGCTCTGACATACCCATC
It contains:
- a CDS encoding metallophosphoesterase; its protein translation is MSISIMRNDWQPMPVPSTVRAFAIGDVHGLSRALRSAFLEVARRAADGGPDHLVMLGDYIDRGPHSRGVMAQVIAGIAGVKITALAGNHEGVMAAACDSGDPRDMHLWLANGGSSVMNELGLPLTATAREAWPRSASRSGVSSIPSGITTWKTACFSFTPGSIPLSRSPNRWPGPGARFRAITMTNVTRHFGA